A stretch of Arachis hypogaea cultivar Tifrunner chromosome 15, arahy.Tifrunner.gnm2.J5K5, whole genome shotgun sequence DNA encodes these proteins:
- the LOC112751175 gene encoding leucine-rich repeat extensin-like protein 4 — MRKKEAITTHHFHLIALFLGSLTLTLSSSFAAATSTTKHEFNGALTEAETMYIKQRQLLYYRDEYGDRGEDVTVDPTLVFENNRIRNAYIALQAWKQAILSDPLNLTANWVGPKVCDYTGVFCAPAPDDNRTRTVAGIDLNHGDIAGYLPEELGLLTDLALFHINTNRFCGTLPHKFDRLKILFELDLSNNRFAGKFPAVVLRLPKLKFLDLRFNEFEGTVPSQLFDKDLDAIFINHNRFVFDLPDNFGNSPVSVIVLANNKFHGCVPSSIGNMSRLNEIILMNNGFRSCFPAEVGLLKNLTVFDVSFNQLVGPLPDAIGGAVSLEQLNVAHNLLSGVIPASICSLPNLENFTYSYNFFTGEPPRCLALPAFDDRKNCLPARPLQRSAAQCRATPSVNCGSFRCKPFVPSIPSPPVALPPPVLSPPPPPPSPPPPVYSPPPPSPPPPVYSPPPPPPSPPPPSPPPPPPPVYSPPPPPPSPPPPSPPPPSPPPPVYSPPPPPPSPPPPSPPPPSPPPPSPSPPPPSPPPPSPPPPSPPPPVVYPPPPSPPPPSPPPIYCVRPPPPPPPSPPPPSPPPPPVYSPPPPVYYYNSPPPPHSPPPPHSPPPPPPHHSPPPPPHSPPPPIYPYLSPPPPPPVHSPPPPVYSPPPPSPPPPCIEPPPPPPLCIEPPPPPPPPPPSPPPCEEHPPPQPSPHPAPYHPPPSPQPAPYHPPPSPSPPPAPVYEGPLPPVIGVSYASPPPPPYY; from the coding sequence ATGAGGAAGAAAGAAGCCATAACCACTCACCATTTCCACCTCATTGCCTTGTTTCTGGGCTCACTCACACTCACCCTCTCCTCCTCCTTCGCCGCCGCAACAAGCACCACAAAGCACGAGTTCAATGGAGCACTCACGGAGGCAGAAACCATGTACATCAAGCAGAGGCAGCTTCTCTACTACAGAGACGAGTACGGAGACAGAGGAGAAGATGTTACAGTGGACCCTACCTTGGTCTTTGAGAACAACCGCATCAGAAACGCATACATAGCCTTACAAGCATGGAAGCAAGCTATTCTCTCTGATCCTCTGAATCTCACCGCTAATTGGGTAGGTCCTAAGGTGTGCGACTACACTGGAGTCTTCTGTGCACCTGCACCTGATGACAACAGGACCCGCACCGTTGCCGGCATTGACCTCAACCATGGCGACATTGCTGGTTACCTGCCTGAGGAGCTTGGCTTGCTCACAGATCTTGCTCTATTCCACATTAACACAAACAGGTTCTGTGGCACACTTCCCCACAAGTTCGACCGTCTCAAGATCCTCTTTGAGTTAGATCTCAGCAACAACCGGTTTGCCGGTAAGTTCCCGGCGGTAGTTCTGCGATTGCCCAAGCTTAAATTTCTAGATCTGAGGTTCAACGAATTTGAAGGCACAGTGCCTTCACAGCTCTTTGATAAAGATCTGGATGCCATTTTCATAAATCATAATCGTTTCGTCTTCGATTTGCCGGATAATTTCGGGAATTCGCCTGTGTCGGTAATAGTTTTGGCGAACAACAAGTTCCACGGCTGTGTGCCTTCAAGCATCGGGAACATGTCAAGGCTGAACGAGATTATTCTGATGAATAACGGTTTCCGTTCTTGTTTTCCGGCAGAGGTAGGGTTGTTGAAGAATCTAACTGTGTTTGATGTGAGCTTCAATCAGCTGGTGGGGCCTTTGCCGGACGCAATTGGTGGAGCGGTGAGCTTGGAGCAGCTTAATGTGGCACACAACTTGCTCTCTGGTGTAATTCCGGCCAGTATTTGTTCTCTGCCAAATTTGGAGAACTTTACATATTCTTATAATTTCTTCACGGGTGAGCCACCGAGGTGTTTGGCTCTGCCGGCCTTTGATGATAGGAAGAACTGCTTGCCTGCTAGGCCACTGCAGCGCTCTGCCGCCCAATGCAGGGCCACGCCTTCAGTGAATTGTGGCTCTTTCAGGTGTAAGCCTTTTGTTCCGTCAATTCCTTCTCCGCCTGTTGCTCTTCCTCCTCCGGTATTATCGCCTCCACCTCCCCCGCCGTCACCACCTCCACCAGTGTATTCTCCACCGCCCCCATCGCCGCCTCCACCAGTGTACTCTCCACCTCCGCCACCACCGTCTCCCCCGCCTCCTTCTCCGCCACCTCCTCCTCCACCAGTTTACTCTCCACCGCCCCCGCCGCCCTCACCACCTCCACCGTCCCCTCCACCGCCGTCTCCGCCTCCACCCGTGTATTCTCCACCTCCACCGCCGCCTTCACCGCCGCCACCTTCCCCGCCTCCTCCGTCACCTCCACCACCTTCGCCATCTCCGCCACCGCCGTCTCCTCCACCACCCTCACCTCCACCTCCGTCGCCGCCGCCACCAGTAGTGTACCCGCCTCCACCCTCACCACCACCTCCTTCACCACCGCCAATTTACTGTGTACGACCACCGCCGCCGCCTCCTCCATCACCGCCACCACcctcaccaccaccaccgccagtGTACTCTCCACCACCACCTGTTTACTACTATAACTCCCCACCACCACCTCATTCGCCACCGCCACCACATTCGCCACCACCTCCACCACCTCACCACTCACCCCCGCCACCACCTCATTCACCACCACCACCCATTTACCCTTACCTCTCACCACCGCCACCCCCTCCTGTCCACTCACCTCCTCCACCAGTCtattcaccaccaccaccatcaccgccCCCACCAtgtatagagccaccaccacctcctccacTATGTATAGAACCACCCCCACCACCTCCTCCGCCTCCCCCTTCGCCACCACCATGCGAAGAGCATCCACCACCACAACCATCACCACACCCTGCACCTTACCATCCACCACCATCGCCACAGCCTGCACCTTACCATCCACCGCCATCACCATCACCGCCACCAGCACCTGTATATGAAGGGCCCTTGCCACCTGTTATCGGAGTCTCGTatgcatcaccaccaccaccaccttatTATTGA